The following coding sequences are from one Cytophagia bacterium CHB2 window:
- a CDS encoding 4Fe-4S dicluster domain-containing protein → MLASARSRERRCVMARKAMLIDITLCVGCGLCRDACKEQNGLPEGEEVKLNANAYTVVQDYGNDTYVRRLCMHCEEPTCASVCPVGAFTKTEFGPVLYDESKCIGCRYCMQACPFQVPTYTWNRTAPRVRKCIFCHERLAQGLQTACAEICPTGATIFGDRDELIAEAQKRLRDEPEKYVNHIYGLNEAGGTSVFFLSAVPFEKLGFPSNLPDQPLPMLTWNALSKIPNIVAVGGTALYGLWWIINRRDEVGRLHAKLKEMEERDNSKPAG, encoded by the coding sequence ATGTTAGCCTCCGCTCGATCCCGCGAAAGGAGATGTGTTATGGCGCGCAAAGCGATGCTGATTGATATTACACTGTGTGTTGGTTGCGGTTTGTGCCGGGATGCCTGCAAAGAACAAAACGGCTTGCCCGAAGGCGAAGAAGTGAAGCTGAACGCCAATGCCTATACCGTGGTGCAGGATTATGGCAATGACACGTATGTGCGGCGTTTGTGCATGCATTGCGAGGAGCCCACGTGCGCCTCGGTGTGCCCGGTCGGCGCATTTACCAAAACCGAATTTGGGCCGGTGCTGTACGACGAAAGCAAGTGCATCGGCTGCCGTTACTGCATGCAAGCCTGCCCGTTTCAAGTGCCGACCTACACCTGGAACCGAACCGCGCCGCGCGTGCGCAAGTGTATTTTTTGCCATGAACGCCTGGCGCAGGGCCTGCAGACCGCCTGTGCGGAAATCTGCCCGACGGGCGCAACGATTTTCGGCGACCGCGACGAACTGATCGCCGAAGCGCAAAAACGCTTGCGGGACGAACCGGAAAAGTATGTCAATCACATTTACGGCCTGAACGAAGCGGGCGGCACTTCGGTATTTTTCCTGTCGGCCGTGCCCTTCGAAAAACTCGGTTTCCCCAGCAATTTGCCCGATCAGCCGTTGCCGATGTTGACCTGGAACGCGCTTTCGAAAATTCCGAATATCGTGGCCGTGGGCGGCACTGCGCTGTACGGTTTGTGGTGGATCATCAACCGCCGCGACGAAGTCGGCCGGCTGCATGCGAAGTTGAAGGAAATGGAAGAACGCGATAACAGCAAGCCTGCCGGCTGA
- a CDS encoding T9SS type A sorting domain-containing protein — protein MDRQFKTLRRRYALTIAFAAIFVCLMNDLRAQDGKWQLLAFGGQEVELVVVDPQDDNIIYAGLWRETDTTAIYKSYDGGMTWQPLPVRNRRVTSIAIDPINTRNLYAGFFSDGALKSEDGGSTWFEIPVPPGFGFTYFSIDPFRSNIVYCNLDPVEEVRTLKSTDHGLSWKNISPAQTSGDQATPVAIHPRNSDILYTKANQLNKSTDQGQTWQLIGQPFQSINFILLNPFCPDTVYVFGGSKLYVSFDGAQTWHAPVLLPHKIWQASVSSKNKNMIYAAGWVAKGGAGGVLRTLDGGSNWENFSLGLPTASVWSISTSRDSDILYAASDSGLFRYHVSSAVMNNKLQTPRHFILFQNHPNPFGHGSSLQGKLRTVITYQLTNENVLPVSLRIFDINGQEVRVLYMGLQRIGNHVIDWDGKDRFGYEVSGGVYIYRLHVGQQSASKKMLLL, from the coding sequence ATGGACCGTCAGTTCAAAACATTGCGCCGCCGGTATGCTCTCACAATAGCGTTTGCAGCCATTTTTGTTTGTTTGATGAATGATCTTCGCGCACAAGACGGCAAATGGCAGTTACTCGCATTTGGCGGGCAGGAAGTGGAGCTGGTGGTCGTCGATCCGCAAGACGACAATATCATCTACGCCGGTTTGTGGCGGGAAACCGATACCACAGCGATTTATAAGAGTTATGACGGTGGCATGACATGGCAGCCGCTGCCGGTCAGAAACCGGCGCGTCACCTCGATTGCCATTGACCCCATCAACACCCGGAACCTTTACGCCGGTTTTTTCAGTGATGGCGCTCTCAAGAGTGAAGATGGCGGCAGCACGTGGTTCGAGATACCCGTGCCCCCGGGATTTGGCTTCACCTATTTTTCAATCGATCCGTTCCGCAGCAACATTGTTTACTGCAACCTCGATCCCGTAGAAGAAGTGCGCACGCTCAAGAGCACCGATCATGGCCTGTCCTGGAAAAACATATCGCCCGCGCAGACGAGCGGAGATCAAGCAACACCGGTCGCGATACATCCTCGCAACAGCGACATACTCTACACCAAAGCGAATCAACTCAACAAGAGTACGGACCAGGGGCAAACGTGGCAACTTATCGGGCAGCCATTCCAAAGCATAAACTTCATCTTACTCAACCCATTCTGTCCGGATACCGTTTATGTTTTTGGCGGAAGTAAGCTATACGTGAGTTTTGACGGAGCGCAGACATGGCACGCCCCGGTTCTTTTACCACATAAAATATGGCAGGCAAGCGTTTCGTCCAAAAACAAGAACATGATTTACGCTGCAGGATGGGTTGCTAAGGGCGGAGCCGGGGGAGTTTTGCGCACGCTTGATGGCGGTTCAAATTGGGAAAACTTCAGCTTGGGCTTGCCAACGGCTTCCGTGTGGTCAATATCCACTAGCCGCGACAGCGATATTCTGTATGCCGCGTCTGACAGCGGCCTTTTTAGGTATCATGTGAGCTCCGCGGTTATGAACAACAAACTGCAGACGCCACGACATTTTATTCTATTTCAAAATCATCCCAATCCCTTCGGACATGGTTCATCTCTTCAGGGAAAATTGAGGACAGTAATCACGTATCAGTTGACCAACGAAAATGTTCTACCAGTTAGCCTGAGAATTTTCGACATCAATGGTCAAGAAGTAAGAGTGTTATACATGGGATTGCAACGGATTGGAAACCATGTGATAGACTGGGATGGCAAAGATCGATTCGGCTACGAAGTTAGTGGAGGCGTTTATATTTATCGATTACATGTCGGACAGCAGAGCGCTAGCAAGAAGATGTTGCTCTTATAA